A region of the Gallaecimonas mangrovi genome:
TGCGCCAGTGGGGCCTTTTGATTTTGGCGGCGGTTGCGGTGGCGGGTTTTGCTTTTTCCAAAGCCATGAAAAAGCCCAACTTTCGCAAAAAAGTACATGGCTTTTGGCTTACCATGCCGGTGCTTGGCAAGGTGGTGCGCGGGGTCAATACCGCCCGTTTTGCCCGAACCCTGGCGATTTGTAGTGCCTCGTCAGTGCCGCTACTTGAAGGCATGCGCATCAGCGGTGAAGTGCTCACCAACGACGTAATGCGCGAAGCCATTGAAGAGGCCACCACCAAGGTCCGTGAAGGCACCAGCCTGCGCCAGGCCTTAACCCAAACCAAGCTGTTTCCGCCGATGATGCTGCACATGGTGGCATCGGGGGAAAAATCCGGTGAGCTGACGCAAATGCTGGAAAGGGCCGCTGATAACCAGGACCGGGAGTTTTCCAACCTAGTGGCGGTGACTCTGGGAATTTTGACACCGGCCATGGTGGTATTGATGGCCGGTATTGTGTTTTTTATCGTGATGTCTATCCTGCAACCGATTTTAGAAATGAATAATTTGGTGGCTTAAGCCGCCTGATGGAGTGGTAGTGATGAATAAAAAGGAACGGGGTTTTACCCTTATTGAAATCATGGTGGTGGTGGTGATCCTGGGGATGCTGATCGCCATCGTTGCGCCGAACGTGTTGGGTAACAAAGACAAAGCCATGGTGCAAAAAGCCGTAGCCGACATTAACGGCCTGGAATCGGCGCTGGAAATGTATTACCTCGATAACAGCACCCTGCCTACCACCGACCAGGGCCTGCAAGCACTGGTAAGCGCGCCAAGCCCGGCGCCGCGTAACTATCGCCAGGGCGGTTATATCAAGCGCCTGCCTAACGACCCCTGGGGCCGCCCTTATATTTACATTAATCCCGGTGAGCATGGCCGTTACGACCTTTACAGCCTCGGTGCCGATGGTCAGGAAGGCGGTGATGGCCTCAATGCCGACATCGGCAACTGGAACCTCAAGGATTTCCAAAAGTAACGATGCGAGCCCAGCGTGCCCATGGTTTTACGCTTATCGAGATCCTGGTTGTCCTGTTTCTGGTGGGGCTAATGGTGACCATGGTGGCCCTGTCTTTTGGTGGCCCCAGTGACGGTAAGCGTCTGCAAACCGCCGCCGACAAATGGCAGGCACGCTTTGCACTTTTACATGATGAAGCCATCATGCGCTCCGAGTCTTTGGGCATTAAGTTTAATAAAAACGGCGGCGTTGAGGTGATGCGCTTTGACCCCGACGCCCCGGCTCCCGGCAGTGATGATGCCGATAAAGCCGCTAACGGCAATGCTGGCGAAGACAACGCTAAAACGCCGGCAAGCGGTGATGATATCAGTAGCCTTTTTGCCGGCGGCGCGCGCCGTAACCGCAAAGACAAGAGCGATAACAACAGCTTTGATGATGACCAACCCAAAGGTGCTTGGGTGGCCCTTAGCGACGACAATGTGCTGAAAAACTGGCAAAGCGGTGAAGGCATTCATGGCAGCTTAAAACTGCAAGGTCTGGCCCTGGGTGAAAGCTTAATTCCAGAAAACGCCTTTTCTAATAACGACAAAGACGGTTTGGGCTTTGACGATGACAGCACCGACAGCGGTAAAAAGCGGCTGACACCGCACCTGTTCTTTTTACCCTCTGGCGAGTTTTTGCCGTTTGAATTGTGCCTTTATAAGGTGAAAAGCTCGGCGCTGGATGGCATTACCGACGCCGCCAGAGCCAGCCAGGAAAAGGCGTTGCTTAGCAGCGGCTCACCGCAGCAAGTGCTAACGGTCTGTATTGAAGGCCATGCCAACGGCAGCTTAAGCCGACCACAGCAAAGTGACATGAGCTGGAGCGACGGCGAGGTGAAGTGGTGAAGCGCCAGGGCGGCTTTACCCTGATTGAGGTGCTGGTAGCCATGGCCATTTTTGCCATTGCCGCCATAGCCGTTATTAACGCAACCACCAGCAATATTCGCAGCCTTAGCATTTTAAAAGATAAAACCTTTGCCGACTGGGTGGCCAGTAACAAGCTCAACGACACTGAATACTTAAGCTTTAAAGACGGCCAAAAGGGCACCGAGAAGGAAGCCGGTATTGAATGGTACTGGCGGCTAAAAAAACTGAAAACCGAAGACAGCGACTTTTACGCTTGGGAAGTCACGGTGTCGCGCAGTAGCGATCTGACGCACCCCGAAGCGGTGATGCGCCGTTATGTGGCGGTGCAGGAGTCGGGAAAATGAGGCGCCAGCGCGGTTTTACCCTCATTGAAATGTTGGTGGCCATTGCCATTTTCGCGCTTATCGCCGTGGCGGCCTATCAGGTGCTCAACCAAGTGATGAGCGCTGATAACAGCTCCGATAAGGCCTCCAAACGCTTGGCCGAGGTGCAGCAAGCGATGCTGACCATCGAGCGCGACATGGAGCAGCTCACCACCCGCCAGGTTAGGTTCCCTAACGGCGATCAGCAAACCCATGTTTTAAGCGGCAGCGCCTATGCGCTGGAAAGTGAAGACGACGGCGTGCTCTTTACCC
Encoded here:
- the gspG gene encoding type II secretion system major pseudopilin GspG, producing the protein MNKKERGFTLIEIMVVVVILGMLIAIVAPNVLGNKDKAMVQKAVADINGLESALEMYYLDNSTLPTTDQGLQALVSAPSPAPRNYRQGGYIKRLPNDPWGRPYIYINPGEHGRYDLYSLGADGQEGGDGLNADIGNWNLKDFQK
- a CDS encoding pilus assembly FimT family protein, whose amino-acid sequence is MRAQRAHGFTLIEILVVLFLVGLMVTMVALSFGGPSDGKRLQTAADKWQARFALLHDEAIMRSESLGIKFNKNGGVEVMRFDPDAPAPGSDDADKAANGNAGEDNAKTPASGDDISSLFAGGARRNRKDKSDNNSFDDDQPKGAWVALSDDNVLKNWQSGEGIHGSLKLQGLALGESLIPENAFSNNDKDGLGFDDDSTDSGKKRLTPHLFFLPSGEFLPFELCLYKVKSSALDGITDAARASQEKALLSSGSPQQVLTVCIEGHANGSLSRPQQSDMSWSDGEVKW
- the gspI gene encoding type II secretion system minor pseudopilin GspI; its protein translation is MKRQGGFTLIEVLVAMAIFAIAAIAVINATTSNIRSLSILKDKTFADWVASNKLNDTEYLSFKDGQKGTEKEAGIEWYWRLKKLKTEDSDFYAWEVTVSRSSDLTHPEAVMRRYVAVQESGK